tcttcagttataaatggtgtaactaacacgactttcttttatatatataagatataagatagataaataaaacattacagtTTCACAAATATAAGAAAACGCAAGCGTTTTTACAAATGTAACCGACAATTGAAGCATGAAAGGAATGTTGGCAAATAGAAATAGCAATCTCTGTCTATCCATTTGGGTTTCGATCGtgagtatttatataattgataaaGAATTCCAACACAAACCTAATTTGTTTATGACAAAGAACAAACTGCCGTAGGAACAAGCCGTTGCGTTCTTGGAATATTTCTAACGTGTATCATACTCAGATCCGATGCCAAGATCGTTATTATCATGCAATTTAATCGTGCCCAATAAATACAGGACCAGAACAGATGTCGCTTAATGCGAtgttcaattataaattagttttttttttgtttcgattcaaacaaatgaaaatctcTGAAGATTTTGCCTATACTTTTCATACGTTCTTGGAACGCTTTTCAGTGATCGTAAATCGGACTTTAaatacgtactttttattaattacatttacgaTTGATAAATGTAGTAGACCACTTTTACCTACTAGATATATCCCTCTATTGTTGTGGGAATTATATACCCCTAGCAGAGGGCTATAGTCCTCGACTGAAAGACTGGCAAGTAATTATGATTGCTATAATTGATATTACTTTACGTTTTATCGGATCATTTAGTTTTACAATCTTACCGTAAAAAGTTCTCCGAATGATATAACTTTGGTGGCACTCTGAAGTTCTGGAGGCAAGAGGCTCTTGCAAGGAGTTTTGCCGTACTCATTGATTATCTCGCACAGTTCCTTCATTTCTGTACAAACTCTTGCTTGTGCCTCCGCCCCTCGGTGTTCAGTCTTCGAACCGGGGATTGGTCTGAAagggtaatttaaaataattagtccTATCTTAATctgccatttttattttgtaggtaGGGGTTTTCATCTTTTTCccttgtttttttctaatcttTCCACCTTTGAAATGATTGCAGCGACTACCAATACCTACACAGATCCTGTAATAATGACATATGTAGAAAACTATGGAATAGATAAATGGTCATTTTTTAGTCGTTACTTATAATACTGGTTATCCAAAGCGTTGAAATGATGCATTTGAACTCTTTAAGGATAAAAGTTCATTAATCTATTGACAGAATTAAGTCTTGGGATATTTGTTTACCATCGATACGGACAGGCGTCTGGTTTGCGTCAAATCGGTCAACAACTttacacttatttttttacagtttgtTTGTACTGCCACTGCCGAAAAATACTGAAACATATAAGTAACGGCACTGGACAGTCACGTTTAAATAtgcaattcattttatttcatgcaTTTCGGTGAAATGCCATGTCGCTCAAAATGCAATTAGATGGAAAacttatttcaataaacataTGTACAACTTATGGCCGTTCCAGATGCTTGGTGCTACAAACAGACACAGTCATCAAACATGTGCCTAACACCGAACACAGGGCATCACCATGTTTGTCGAACATCCTTTGATTTGTGTAGAAAAACCGCAATGACGCCAATCACTGGTACAAACAACGAACACCAAACAAAAAAGGCAAATCCACACGTTTATGTTTCTTGTTTAGTGTTTGCTGTTTGTTGTTGTTTGCCAAACGTGTGTAGCGGGCTTTATAACTCTTATGGAGATAGTTTGATGTACGATGTTCGATCCCAAACAAAAAGTcagaatttatatattttactgtatttacAAAACACGGGTACTTACTTGCCATATTCTTCTTTGGAGAAGGTCGGCTTGTGATTCTTGTCGAAATGACCGCTGAACGCTGTGACTTTCTGCAGTTCACTGTGCGCCTGCGCCTTTGTGTCGAAGGATGATATTAGGTCTGATAAAGACGAACTCtgcaaaaaaacattaacacaATTAATTAAGACTGAACACTTAAAAGATTCGTTACGTTTTTATGCGTTCACAGAACACAGAAGTTCAGTCaaaatgatattttgtttatttttttcttcacctTTGTTACTGAAATAGTTGGCTATTAAAATACGAATATTTCAAGATCAGTAAgcttcatttattattattggctttaaatttaaactcgTCCATTATTAATAGTAACATCCTCCGGATGTGGAATGTCTGGAATCGTGCAGTTGCTTTGTTTATTCCAATTAAATTTgtcttgatttattttgtcgCGTTTGCCAACACCTAAGGAAGACGTGCGGAGAGCGGTGTGACACGCGGGGGGACGCTGCCAAACATCAATCATCAATAGTCGTGAAGCTATTTCCTCTTTGTAAACAGACGTCTAAGCTCTATTGACGTTCAAAATtaagctaaaatatatttgcgaAATTTCAACCTTTTTTACATTGtcggtttttaaataaatctttctttctttctattttaaaggcgtaagtttagatggacggatgtttgttataaggtatttCCACAACGGTTATagggatctcgctgaaatttggcatgttTGATaaagtctgaaagaacacattatCAATTAAGTCTTCttctaattccgcgctgacagAGTCGCTAgcgaaagctagttttatatgagaataaattttatcattattaaatttcccGCTATTTTTGACTACTATTTAAGTTTTccgtcaattttattt
Above is a window of Papilio machaon chromosome 20, ilPapMach1.1, whole genome shotgun sequence DNA encoding:
- the LOC106710074 gene encoding actin-binding Rho-activating protein; the protein is MSGNFLTIPGDDPIQRRSRSSSLSDLISSFDTKAQAHSELQKVTAFSGHFDKNHKPTFSKEEYGKPIPGSKTEHRGAEAQARVCTEMKELCEIINEYGKTPCKSLLPPELQSATKVISFGELFTIYTVISDKLVGILLRTRKHQLTFFEGEVLFQKRDDDVPVFLMQPIDDIRTYCNNKALQARRSVSPMPN